Proteins found in one Zea mays cultivar B73 chromosome 1, Zm-B73-REFERENCE-NAM-5.0, whole genome shotgun sequence genomic segment:
- the LOC542720 gene encoding pathogenesis related protein-5 precursor: MAAASSSSVLLLLLAAALAGMSANAATFTITNNCGFTVWPAATPVGGGTQLNPGGTWTVNVPAGTSSGRVWGRTGCSFNGNSGSCQTGDCGGALACTLSGQPPLTLAEFTIGGSQDFYDISVIDGYNLAMAFSCSTGVRLVCTDPGCPDAYHNPPDMKTHACGGNSNYQVTFCP; this comes from the coding sequence AtggccgccgcctcctcgtcCTCGGTCCTCCTGCTGCTCCTGGCCGCCGCCTTGGCTGGCATGAGCGCcaacgccgccaccttcaccatcACCAACAACTGCGGGTTCACCGTGTGGCCCGCGGCCACCCCGGTGGGCGGGGGCACGCAGCTGAACCCGGGCGGGACGTGGACCGTCAACGTGCCGGCTGGCACCAGCTCCGGCCGCGTGTGGGGCCGCACCGGCTGCTCCTTCAACGGCAACAGCGGGAGCTGCCAGACAGGCGACTGCGGCGGCGCGCTGGCCTGCACGCTGTCGGGGCAGCCGCCGCTGACGCTGGCCGAGTTCACCATCGGCGGCAGCCAGGACTTCTACGACATCTCGGTCATCGACGGCTACAACCTCGCCATGGCCTTCTCCTGCAGCACCGGCGTGCGGCTGGTGTGCACGGACCCTGGATGCCCCGACGCGTACCACAACCCCCCCGACATGAAGACCCATGCATGTGGCGGCAACAGCAACTACCAAGTCACCTTCTGCCCGTGA